The following coding sequences are from one Shewanella putrefaciens window:
- a CDS encoding TetR/AcrR family transcriptional regulator — translation MNKPATTQPIKMMTDKRQAILDTALVLFVSQGFHGTSTASIAKHAGVATGTLFHHFPSKEALMESLFLTIKQEFADALLLNSPKSNDLKHNALQLWQSAIDWSLENPVKQLFFQQYSMSPMIAAQVRDQAMNGILGFISELIKQGQMMGLIAHYPIELMVENCHGQYLAATRFFIDNPHLGTNKTYQDASFELFWKAMQAD, via the coding sequence TTGAATAAGCCAGCCACCACGCAACCAATAAAAATGATGACAGATAAACGCCAAGCCATTCTCGATACCGCCTTAGTACTCTTTGTCAGCCAAGGATTTCATGGCACGTCCACCGCCTCGATTGCAAAACATGCAGGCGTCGCTACGGGCACCTTGTTCCATCACTTCCCTTCCAAGGAAGCCTTGATGGAATCTTTGTTTCTTACCATAAAACAAGAGTTTGCCGATGCTTTACTGTTAAACAGCCCTAAAAGTAATGATCTTAAACACAATGCATTGCAGCTTTGGCAAAGTGCGATTGATTGGTCGCTAGAAAATCCTGTCAAGCAACTGTTTTTTCAGCAATATTCTATGTCACCTATGATAGCGGCTCAGGTGCGCGATCAAGCGATGAACGGTATCTTAGGTTTTATTAGCGAACTGATTAAACAGGGACAAATGATGGGATTAATCGCCCACTATCCCATTGAACTGATGGTAGAAAACTGTCATGGACAATATCTGGCGGCCACACGCTTCTTTATCGATAACCCACATTTAGGGACAAATAAAACATACCAAGATGCCAGTTTTGAATTGTTTTGGAAGGCCATGCAAGCGGACTAA
- a CDS encoding CsgG/HfaB family protein: MARLVLVSLWLLSLSACSLIPKPDLNITSAEVNPLSEVMRGLQAQPGPKFPIPVAVYSFRDQTGQYKPQANVSSFSTAVTQGATSMLMQTLLDSKWFTPVEREGLQNLLTERKISNKQTGTKGDDVPVLSTARLLLEGGIISYETNTSTGGAGVEYYGIGASEMYREDLVTIYLRAVDVHTGKVMMSVSTSKRVLSQEMRAGLFRYTSLNRLAEAEVGFTTNEPVQFCVLQAIELAVAEMIDKGIKQGYWSPTQVTQPAEKAQELSQS; this comes from the coding sequence ATGGCTCGTTTAGTGTTAGTGAGTTTATGGTTATTAAGCCTGTCGGCCTGCAGTTTGATCCCTAAACCTGATTTGAATATCACGTCTGCCGAGGTTAACCCTTTAAGTGAAGTGATGCGTGGATTACAAGCTCAGCCTGGGCCTAAGTTCCCCATTCCTGTCGCTGTATATTCCTTTCGCGATCAAACGGGACAATATAAACCACAGGCTAACGTGAGTTCGTTTTCGACCGCGGTTACTCAGGGCGCAACGTCGATGTTGATGCAGACTTTGCTCGACTCTAAATGGTTTACACCTGTGGAGCGTGAAGGGCTGCAAAATTTGCTTACCGAGCGTAAGATCAGCAATAAACAAACGGGAACTAAGGGCGATGACGTACCTGTATTGTCTACTGCCAGATTGTTGCTTGAAGGTGGGATCATCAGCTATGAGACTAACACCAGTACGGGAGGTGCGGGCGTTGAGTATTACGGCATTGGTGCCTCTGAAATGTACCGTGAAGATCTGGTGACGATTTATCTGCGTGCGGTCGATGTGCACACGGGTAAAGTGATGATGTCAGTCTCAACCAGTAAGCGTGTTTTATCCCAAGAAATGCGTGCGGGGTTATTCCGTTACACGAGTTTAAATCGCCTTGCCGAGGCTGAAGTCGGTTTTACTACCAATGAACCAGTGCAATTTTGTGTGTTGCAGGCCATTGAATTGGCGGTCGCTGAGATGATTGATAAGGGCATCAAACAAGGTTACTGGAGCCCAACTCAAGTCACCCAGCCAGCCGAAAAAGCGCAGGAGTTGAGTCAGAGTTAA
- a CDS encoding curli assembly protein CsgF, producing MTYRTLLALVTLYVASSGQATELIYTPINPSFGGNPQNGTFLLNKAQAQNDHKSSSTEKDFVTRFKESLERNIINSITRGVADGEIKDGVYDTGDFRIEVASTGNGVMLTITNTQTGEITVIEMPTFGGLS from the coding sequence ATGACATACAGGACGTTACTTGCCCTTGTCACGTTATATGTGGCGAGCAGTGGTCAAGCCACTGAATTGATTTACACACCCATTAATCCCAGTTTTGGCGGTAATCCACAAAATGGGACTTTTCTATTAAATAAAGCCCAAGCCCAGAATGACCATAAATCTAGCTCGACCGAGAAGGACTTTGTCACCCGCTTTAAAGAATCCCTAGAGCGTAACATTATTAACTCCATCACCCGCGGTGTGGCCGATGGTGAGATCAAAGATGGCGTTTATGATACTGGGGATTTTCGTATTGAGGTGGCTTCTACGGGTAATGGCGTGATGTTAACTATCACTAACACTCAAACTGGTGAAATTACAGTGATAGAAATGCCGACGTTTGGAGGTCTTAGCTAA
- a CDS encoding curli production assembly/transport protein CsgE, which yields MKPLKQRLLACVLCPFLLLTSPITFADNDIEISGLVIDRTLTRFGKDFGFYYSSYWRELPFTQGVNVTLYETVFPQAGTVLTLEVNGTRIYTTHFGRRANPVKESAEQAILLTIDYLAQIRANAITGDFSGTSDDF from the coding sequence GTGAAACCGTTAAAACAGCGTCTGCTTGCTTGTGTTTTATGTCCATTCCTGCTGTTAACTTCCCCTATCACTTTTGCCGATAACGACATTGAAATTAGTGGCTTAGTAATAGATAGAACCTTGACTCGGTTTGGTAAAGACTTTGGTTTTTACTACTCAAGCTATTGGCGTGAACTGCCCTTTACCCAAGGCGTTAACGTCACTCTGTATGAGACAGTGTTTCCACAGGCTGGCACTGTTTTAACCCTAGAGGTAAACGGGACTCGGATTTACACCACCCATTTTGGCCGTCGTGCAAATCCAGTTAAAGAGAGTGCAGAGCAGGCGATTTTGCTCACGATTGATTATTTAGCGCAAATCAGAGCCAATGCCATAACAGGTGATTTTTCAGGAACATCGGACGATTTTTAG
- a CDS encoding sensor histidine kinase, producing the protein MLIRTKIIIYSIACCAFGVLLSFALVKYILSEASVVTTPHAIKTPDNNVTFDFAELEKNLASIELALNNSEPLQQAAAMQAHQRAEQIKAELQKLEQLKQAQLQIKLFTLEQLKEGAFNSMPHIVEPLRVEPLSILPPKAPVSSVAPAEIVASEPAASLTLGEGLMVLLFACCVCGLGIAWLTRHLGRSLDSLEVGLLNFSDNDFSVSIPEHGEGQLKTLAQLFNHSAAKLRQERQYIYQRELLLDKVIQSSPNVMLLLDDHQRLIYANDAARHLFHKKGRMEGLSLDELLVDLPEALALALKHEKNGLFAMGEDEMETWYISRGQFLLNNQQHNLILLKQMTRELNRQEVAVWKKVIRIISHELNNSVAPIASMVNSGRLLTQDIDDPRLTLIFDTIENRTNHLSQFIFNYARFAKLPLPQRCQVSWAQFTAQLTQHYPFKLKDDLPEVDGYFDQGQMEQVLLNLLKNAHESGSNPEDVTLSIRYQTLVDGAGFSIAIEDRGAGMSGEVLEQALLPFYSTKQSGTGLGLPLCREIIEAHDGCISMHNRSDGGLLVRLWLPQ; encoded by the coding sequence GTGTTAATTCGAACTAAAATTATCATTTATTCAATAGCGTGCTGTGCCTTTGGCGTATTATTGAGCTTTGCCTTGGTGAAATATATTTTATCCGAGGCATCAGTTGTTACCACGCCTCACGCGATTAAAACCCCTGATAATAATGTCACGTTTGACTTTGCTGAGCTTGAAAAAAACCTCGCGTCTATCGAACTCGCCCTTAACAATAGTGAGCCATTGCAGCAGGCCGCAGCAATGCAAGCGCACCAAAGGGCAGAGCAGATTAAGGCTGAACTGCAAAAGCTTGAACAACTTAAACAAGCACAGTTACAGATAAAACTTTTTACCTTAGAACAGCTTAAAGAAGGGGCATTTAATTCTATGCCTCATATTGTTGAGCCTTTACGTGTCGAGCCACTATCCATTTTACCGCCTAAAGCCCCCGTATCCTCTGTTGCGCCCGCCGAGATAGTCGCCAGTGAACCTGCCGCTAGTTTGACCTTAGGTGAGGGGTTGATGGTGTTATTGTTCGCCTGCTGTGTCTGTGGTTTAGGCATTGCTTGGTTGACTCGACATCTTGGCCGCAGTTTAGATTCCCTTGAAGTCGGCTTGCTCAATTTTAGTGATAATGATTTTAGTGTGAGTATTCCTGAACATGGTGAAGGGCAACTCAAAACCTTAGCGCAGTTATTTAATCATAGCGCGGCTAAATTGCGCCAAGAAAGGCAATACATTTATCAACGTGAGTTATTGCTGGATAAGGTGATTCAGAGTTCCCCCAATGTGATGTTATTGCTCGATGACCATCAACGGCTCATTTACGCCAATGATGCCGCGCGTCACCTATTTCATAAAAAGGGCAGAATGGAAGGCTTGAGCTTAGATGAATTACTGGTGGATTTGCCCGAGGCATTGGCCTTAGCACTTAAACATGAAAAGAACGGCCTCTTTGCCATGGGCGAAGATGAGATGGAAACTTGGTATATCAGCCGTGGTCAGTTTTTATTGAATAACCAACAGCATAACTTAATCTTGCTCAAACAGATGACTCGAGAACTCAATCGCCAAGAGGTGGCAGTGTGGAAAAAAGTCATCCGCATTATAAGCCATGAACTCAATAACTCCGTCGCGCCCATTGCTTCTATGGTCAATTCGGGCCGTCTACTCACTCAAGATATAGATGATCCTAGGTTAACCTTAATTTTCGATACGATTGAGAATCGCACTAATCATTTAAGTCAGTTTATCTTCAACTATGCTCGCTTCGCTAAGTTGCCGCTTCCACAGCGGTGTCAGGTGAGTTGGGCGCAATTTACCGCCCAGTTAACCCAGCATTATCCCTTTAAACTTAAGGATGATTTGCCTGAGGTCGATGGCTATTTTGACCAAGGACAGATGGAGCAAGTGCTCCTTAATTTACTGAAAAATGCCCATGAATCTGGTTCAAACCCCGAGGACGTCACCTTATCGATTCGATATCAAACCTTAGTGGATGGCGCGGGTTTCAGTATTGCGATTGAGGATCGCGGCGCAGGTATGTCTGGCGAAGTATTAGAGCAGGCGCTATTACCATTTTACTCAACAAAACAATCGGGCACAGGCTTAGGTTTACCTTTGTGTCGTGAAATTATCGAAGCCCACGATGGCTGTATTAGCATGCATAATCGCAGTGACGGTGGCCTGTTGGTTCGACTATGGTTGCCACAATAA
- a CDS encoding sigma-54-dependent transcriptional regulator, translating to MDTILIVDDNHAICQALGLMLELNGYRVLSCHTPEEALGVLTTQEVDLVIQDMNFTRDTTSGEEGRQLFYALREQQADLPIILMTAWTQLETAVELVKAGAADYMGKPWDDAKVLNSITNLIALYKLSRANHRLERVNHQRQVAIADANLCGIVFGSGAMQRCIDLALQLARSDVSVLITGPNGAGKDKLADILHANSPLKNKPFIKVNVGALPMELLEAELFGAEAGAFTGATKARIGRFEAADGGTLFLDEIGNLPLSGQVKLLRVLQTGEFERLGSHKTQKVKVRVISATNADLAQDIAEGRFREDLFYRLNVIELALPPLNQRTDDILPLVQHFIGSDFSLSKPALQALLHHRWPGNVRELENACKRAVLLAQGHVLTETDFGLAPVARAIKSSSSVLAVSEQRQFDPQPEMGEQYSKPVYASASIPANTAFSNESVDVSREEIEAALSLHKGVIARVAKSLGLSRQALYRRMDKFGLDKS from the coding sequence ATGGATACCATTCTTATCGTCGATGACAATCACGCCATCTGCCAAGCACTGGGTTTAATGCTTGAGTTGAATGGTTATCGAGTCTTATCTTGCCATACTCCAGAAGAAGCCCTTGGAGTGCTGACGACTCAGGAGGTCGATCTTGTCATTCAAGATATGAACTTTACCCGAGATACCACTTCAGGCGAGGAGGGACGACAGCTTTTTTATGCCCTACGTGAACAGCAAGCGGATCTCCCCATTATTTTAATGACAGCGTGGACGCAACTCGAAACGGCGGTTGAATTAGTTAAAGCGGGCGCCGCCGATTATATGGGTAAACCTTGGGATGATGCTAAAGTACTCAATAGTATCACTAATCTGATTGCGCTCTATAAACTCTCCCGTGCTAACCACCGCTTGGAGCGGGTGAATCATCAACGGCAAGTGGCGATCGCCGATGCTAATCTCTGCGGTATCGTCTTTGGCAGCGGTGCTATGCAGCGTTGTATTGACTTAGCCTTGCAATTGGCGCGCTCCGATGTATCTGTGTTGATCACAGGCCCCAATGGTGCGGGAAAAGACAAACTCGCCGATATTCTCCATGCCAATTCACCCTTAAAAAACAAACCTTTTATCAAGGTCAATGTCGGTGCGTTGCCGATGGAGTTGTTAGAAGCCGAGCTGTTTGGTGCCGAAGCGGGCGCTTTTACCGGCGCCACCAAAGCGCGTATCGGTCGTTTTGAGGCGGCAGACGGCGGCACGCTGTTTCTAGATGAAATCGGTAATTTGCCGTTATCTGGCCAAGTGAAATTATTGCGGGTGCTACAAACGGGCGAATTTGAACGCTTAGGAAGCCATAAAACACAGAAAGTAAAAGTGCGGGTGATCAGTGCGACCAATGCGGATCTGGCCCAAGATATCGCCGAAGGGCGATTCCGTGAGGATTTGTTTTACCGCTTAAATGTGATTGAACTGGCATTGCCACCGCTGAATCAACGCACCGATGATATTTTACCTTTAGTACAGCATTTTATCGGTAGCGATTTTAGCTTGAGTAAACCTGCGCTTCAGGCGTTATTGCACCACCGCTGGCCGGGAAATGTCCGAGAGCTTGAAAACGCCTGTAAGCGAGCCGTATTACTAGCACAAGGTCATGTGTTGACGGAAACTGACTTTGGTTTGGCACCTGTTGCGAGAGCCATAAAATCTTCTTCCAGTGTTTTGGCTGTTTCTGAGCAGCGGCAATTTGATCCTCAGCCTGAAATGGGTGAACAGTACTCTAAGCCCGTTTATGCATCCGCTTCTATCCCCGCTAATACTGCATTTTCCAATGAATCGGTTGATGTGAGCCGAGAAGAAATCGAAGCTGCACTGAGCTTGCATAAAGGAGTGATTGCGAGAGTTGCAAAATCCCTTGGACTCAGTCGTCAGGCGCTGTATCGGCGAATGGATAAATTTGGTTTAGATAAGTCATAG
- a CDS encoding FtsX-like permease family protein, giving the protein MLHIKPILSSLLRSKSGPILLLIQIILSVAIVANASFIIQERLALMQRDSGIKESEVLTFSLFNFDPLIDKTAQNKIDQQILRGLPNVIDATSTNMLPLSGGGWSSSLKLGPDPDSVKSTPQFAMYLGTDHTINTLGIKLIEGRNFYPHELKDNLDSPSRLAIMTSTLAKAIWPDESALGKVLYEGKDAQITVIGVVEKLQGAWIDSNSLENSIIQNVDYGSSSYMVRAKPEHHAELKDAIKKALLAENPNRVLDGFKSIEALKEGSYRDHQLMITVLTMMVVLLLLITSLGLTGMVMFNIQRRTKQIGTRRALGAKKRDIINYFLVENYLICLAGGVLGGLLAIQLGQQLMKIYSLPMLTLSYPIFTVAGLFMVTTLAVYLPARKAANISPATATRTV; this is encoded by the coding sequence ATGTTGCATATTAAACCTATTCTCAGCAGTTTATTGCGCAGTAAAAGCGGTCCAATCTTACTGCTTATTCAAATTATTTTGTCAGTGGCGATTGTGGCGAACGCGAGCTTTATTATTCAAGAGCGTTTAGCCCTGATGCAGCGTGATTCGGGAATTAAAGAGTCAGAAGTTTTGACCTTTAGCTTGTTCAACTTCGATCCATTGATTGATAAAACCGCGCAAAACAAAATCGATCAACAAATTTTACGGGGTTTACCCAATGTGATTGATGCGACCTCAACTAACATGCTGCCCTTGAGTGGCGGTGGTTGGTCAAGTAGCTTAAAGCTCGGGCCAGATCCTGATAGTGTTAAATCAACACCGCAATTTGCGATGTATTTAGGGACAGATCACACCATTAATACCTTAGGGATTAAACTGATTGAGGGACGTAATTTTTATCCCCATGAACTTAAGGATAATCTCGATAGCCCCAGTCGATTAGCGATAATGACCAGCACGTTAGCAAAAGCGATTTGGCCAGATGAATCGGCACTGGGTAAAGTGTTATACGAAGGTAAAGATGCGCAGATCACAGTGATTGGCGTCGTTGAGAAATTACAAGGCGCATGGATTGACAGTAATAGCCTTGAAAACAGCATTATTCAAAATGTGGATTATGGCAGCAGTTCTTATATGGTGCGGGCAAAACCTGAGCATCACGCCGAGCTTAAAGACGCGATAAAAAAAGCACTGCTGGCGGAGAATCCTAATCGAGTACTCGATGGATTCAAGTCCATTGAGGCCTTAAAAGAGGGCTCATACCGCGACCATCAATTGATGATCACAGTCTTGACTATGATGGTGGTGTTATTGCTACTTATCACTTCTCTCGGGTTAACGGGTATGGTGATGTTTAATATCCAGCGTCGCACTAAGCAAATAGGCACACGCCGAGCACTGGGCGCGAAGAAGCGGGATATTATCAATTACTTCCTTGTTGAGAATTATTTGATTTGCTTAGCAGGAGGCGTGTTGGGTGGTTTGTTAGCGATACAGTTAGGGCAACAGTTAATGAAAATCTATAGCCTACCTATGTTGACGTTAAGTTATCCAATATTTACTGTGGCAGGCTTATTTATGGTCACTACGCTGGCGGTTTATCTACCGGCGCGTAAGGCGGCAAATATTTCGCCAGCAACGGCAACTCGCACTGTATAG
- a CDS encoding ABC transporter permease yields MFFYYVDLAWRSIKKTPVLSLLMVLAISIGIGITITTLNVYKMMSFNPAGERSDELNAVQLWSQGPDSWDELNSLVTYQDAMNLRNNTLPKRQAAMFRTGMAVQTDDVNFAPILESIRVTDSDFFKLFDVPFLYGNAWDKSVDTEPAYQVVINDKLNQKLFAGQNSVGKVVYLNRKPYQVVGVIKAWDPKPKYYDPTNGAFNDTEQIFVPFSLTPIEEFDIWGNTSGWKFEPMNSYSDRLHSEKVWLLYWVELPNKDAVASYRSWLSNYVAEQKALGRFTDNKSAADSVKVSDVATWLEYNHVVPEDNKILVGLSVLFLSVCLVNILGLMLTKFLKRAPEVGVRRAIGASRGQIFAQYMVEVGMIGLFGGLLGLAWAYASLYGLSAQFEVAKGLTQLSASMWIITPSIAVGTALLAGLYPAWVVCRTKPSVYLKSQ; encoded by the coding sequence ATGTTTTTTTATTATGTTGATTTAGCGTGGCGCAGCATTAAGAAAACCCCAGTGTTATCGCTGTTGATGGTGTTGGCGATTTCCATTGGTATCGGTATCACTATCACTACCTTAAACGTGTATAAGATGATGTCGTTTAACCCTGCGGGTGAACGTTCTGACGAGTTAAATGCGGTACAGCTTTGGAGCCAAGGTCCCGATTCTTGGGATGAGTTAAACTCATTAGTGACTTACCAAGACGCGATGAATCTGCGCAACAATACCTTACCTAAACGCCAAGCTGCGATGTTTCGCACTGGGATGGCAGTGCAAACGGATGATGTTAATTTTGCGCCTATTTTAGAAAGCATTCGGGTGACGGACAGTGACTTTTTTAAGCTGTTTGACGTGCCATTTTTATACGGTAATGCGTGGGATAAATCGGTGGACACTGAACCTGCCTATCAAGTAGTGATTAACGATAAACTCAATCAAAAGTTGTTTGCGGGGCAAAACAGTGTTGGCAAAGTGGTTTATCTTAATCGTAAACCTTATCAAGTGGTTGGGGTTATTAAAGCCTGGGATCCTAAGCCTAAATATTATGATCCCACTAACGGCGCCTTTAACGACACGGAACAAATTTTTGTGCCGTTTTCGCTGACGCCTATCGAAGAGTTTGATATATGGGGTAACACTTCGGGTTGGAAGTTTGAGCCGATGAATAGCTACAGCGATCGCCTTCACTCTGAAAAAGTGTGGTTGCTCTATTGGGTTGAGTTGCCCAATAAAGACGCTGTAGCCAGTTACCGTTCTTGGCTCAGCAATTATGTGGCGGAGCAAAAAGCCCTAGGCCGTTTTACGGATAATAAATCTGCCGCTGATTCAGTCAAAGTATCCGATGTGGCAACTTGGCTTGAATACAATCATGTGGTGCCAGAAGACAATAAAATCTTGGTCGGTTTAAGTGTTCTGTTTTTAAGTGTTTGTTTAGTCAATATATTAGGTTTGATGCTGACCAAGTTTCTCAAGCGCGCGCCCGAAGTGGGTGTACGCCGCGCCATTGGCGCTAGCCGAGGTCAAATCTTCGCTCAATATATGGTTGAAGTGGGCATGATTGGTTTATTCGGTGGTTTGCTGGGACTGGCTTGGGCCTATGCTTCGCTTTATGGGTTATCGGCCCAGTTTGAGGTCGCGAAGGGGTTAACCCAGTTATCGGCAAGTATGTGGATTATCACCCCAAGTATTGCGGTGGGCACAGCGTTATTGGCTGGTTTGTATCCTGCGTGGGTGGTGTGTCGCACTAAGCCTAGCGTTTATCTTAAAAGCCAGTAG
- a CDS encoding ABC transporter ATP-binding protein, whose amino-acid sequence MLSMKNVSKVFKTDLVETHALRDFNLEVNEGEFVAVTGPSGSGKTTFLNIAGLLEGFTHGDYFLDGINVSNLSDNKSATVRNEKIGFIFQGFNLIPDLNLAENIEVPLRYRGFNAKERQRRVQEALEQVGLASRLKHLPTQLSGGQQQRVAIARALAGKPRFLLADEPTGNLDSLMARQVMELLENINQAGTTIIMVTHDPELARRAQRNIQIVDGQVCDFTMYQPRGSAQIATTDPLDKLVANAD is encoded by the coding sequence ATGTTATCAATGAAGAATGTGAGCAAGGTTTTTAAAACGGATCTCGTTGAAACCCACGCCCTGCGCGATTTTAACCTCGAGGTGAACGAAGGCGAATTTGTCGCGGTAACGGGTCCTTCAGGCTCAGGTAAAACCACCTTTTTAAATATCGCAGGTTTACTTGAAGGTTTTACCCATGGTGATTATTTTCTCGATGGGATTAACGTGTCTAACTTGAGCGATAACAAGAGCGCGACTGTCCGTAATGAGAAAATTGGCTTTATTTTCCAAGGTTTTAATTTAATTCCCGATCTTAACTTAGCTGAGAATATTGAAGTGCCGCTGCGCTACCGTGGCTTTAATGCCAAGGAGCGTCAACGCCGCGTACAAGAGGCATTAGAGCAAGTGGGCCTAGCTTCACGCCTCAAGCATTTACCTACGCAGTTGTCGGGCGGACAACAACAAAGGGTGGCGATTGCTCGGGCATTGGCGGGTAAGCCACGCTTCCTGCTCGCCGATGAACCCACAGGAAACCTCGACAGCCTAATGGCCCGTCAAGTGATGGAATTACTTGAAAATATTAACCAAGCGGGCACGACCATCATTATGGTGACGCACGATCCTGAACTCGCTCGTCGCGCCCAACGCAATATTCAAATTGTCGATGGCCAAGTGTGTGATTTTACGATGTATCAGCCCCGTGGCAGCGCACAAATTGCGACGACAGATCCACTAGACAAACTTGTCGCTAACGCAGACTAA
- a CDS encoding efflux RND transporter periplasmic adaptor subunit → MIKDTSGQDTVLVPSTTKRLKLPLLISGCALLVSALVWASLGSDSVSKSLSRSDITTATLYVGTLTRDVATTGKIVAANAPILYSTEEGTVTLLSNPGDTVNKGDVVAKLDSPRLTNQLEQAKSVLAGMESALERAKLDARRDQLQAYQTLDMATVDLEAAERESRRGELLIQSQLIGQIDYEKGKDDLHKAKLKFKHAEQEVALTKDTLTFEVKNKALEVERQTLAVRELERQVEALNIVAPVNGIIGNWITEQKTRLSANQPILTVVDLSAYEAELAVPESYADDLGLGMEVELSFGSIKLMGKLSSISPEVRNREVTARVQFDQNDSLKLRQNQRISARVLLEHRPNVLMVKRGAFMTSGGGEETYQVEGDLATRRAIKLGSTSLSQVEVLDGGKAGDEWVISSLDPFNRAEQVRMN, encoded by the coding sequence ATGATTAAAGATACTAGCGGCCAAGATACAGTACTTGTGCCATCCACCACTAAACGTCTTAAATTACCTCTGTTAATTAGCGGCTGCGCCTTATTAGTTAGCGCCTTAGTGTGGGCAAGTTTAGGCTCTGATAGTGTTAGCAAATCCTTAAGCCGTAGCGATATCACCACGGCAACACTTTATGTGGGAACCTTAACTCGCGATGTGGCGACCACAGGTAAAATTGTGGCTGCTAATGCACCTATTTTATATAGCACCGAAGAAGGTACAGTGACCCTACTGAGTAATCCTGGCGATACAGTCAATAAGGGCGATGTGGTTGCCAAACTCGATAGTCCAAGACTCACTAATCAGCTAGAGCAAGCCAAATCCGTATTAGCGGGCATGGAAAGTGCGTTAGAGCGCGCTAAGTTAGATGCGAGACGCGATCAATTACAAGCTTATCAAACCTTAGATATGGCTACGGTCGATCTTGAGGCGGCCGAGCGAGAAAGTCGTCGAGGTGAGCTGCTGATTCAAAGCCAACTTATTGGCCAGATTGATTATGAAAAGGGCAAAGATGATTTACACAAAGCCAAGCTGAAGTTTAAACATGCCGAGCAAGAAGTCGCGTTAACGAAAGATACCTTAACTTTTGAGGTAAAAAACAAAGCCCTCGAAGTTGAACGTCAAACCCTCGCGGTGCGTGAACTAGAACGCCAAGTCGAAGCCTTGAATATTGTCGCGCCCGTTAATGGGATTATCGGCAACTGGATCACCGAGCAGAAAACCCGTCTTAGTGCCAACCAACCGATTTTAACCGTCGTGGATTTAAGCGCCTATGAAGCTGAGTTGGCCGTGCCAGAAAGCTATGCCGACGATTTAGGTTTAGGTATGGAAGTCGAGTTGAGTTTTGGCAGTATTAAGTTAATGGGCAAGTTATCGTCGATTTCCCCTGAAGTGCGTAACCGTGAAGTGACCGCAAGGGTGCAATTTGATCAAAATGACAGCCTGAAACTGCGTCAGAATCAACGTATCTCGGCCCGAGTGTTATTAGAGCACAGACCCAATGTACTGATGGTAAAACGCGGCGCCTTTATGACCAGCGGTGGCGGGGAGGAAACTTATCAAGTCGAAGGCGATTTAGCGACCCGCCGTGCGATAAAACTGGGTAGTACGAGCCTGAGCCAAGTGGAAGTTCTGGATGGCGGTAAAGCGGGAGATGAGTGGGTGATCTCAAGCCTCGATCCCTTTAATCGTGCTGAGCAGGTAAGAATGAACTGA